In a single window of the Rhopalosiphum padi isolate XX-2018 chromosome 1, ASM2088224v1, whole genome shotgun sequence genome:
- the LOC132920266 gene encoding transmembrane protein 258 isoform X2, with amino-acid sequence MTLYKRYVSPVSPAVYPHLTLLLLSIGVFFTAWFFVYEVTGTKYTRNLKKELTISFVAALFTGFGLLFLLLWVGIYV; translated from the coding sequence ATGACACTGTACAAGCGGTATGTGTCTCCAGTTAGCCCAGCAGTTTATCCACATCTCACCTTGCTATTGCTCAGCATTGGGGTGTTTTTCACGGCATGGTTTTTCGTCTATGAAGTAACTGGTACAAAGTatactagaaatttgaaaaaagaacTGACCATATCTTTTGTAGCTGCCTTATTTACTGGCTTTGGCCTTCTTTTCTTATTACTCTGGGTtggaatatatgtataa
- the LOC132920070 gene encoding tumor susceptibility gene 101 protein, whose protein sequence is MIRIEESLLKSYLTMYKFPENTKKEIIKTLNYYHGLICNFETFLFSNRIEKKLVNLSGTIPVTFKGTTYHIPISIWLMDTHPNNAPICYVKPTLDMRIKMSMYVDHNGKIYLPYLHNWTPTTSNLLDLIGVMTATFSETPPVYSVVRTEPPVNPVAYPTQMPYGGTGSNVMLPYSSIPTSSTATSNPSTTYHGNSNTPYPLYNNQFPTPSPYPTGSANTSNFLSYTPPYTTQNSSQNCPYPQQPAQTRPEYPPYPPTSSNMPNTSTTGLSDGGTITEEHIKASLLSAIEDKVRRRFNEQMAQNKAELDILQHSQRELSLGKNKLDSILTSLNKEKSELEQNIQVLRDKELELEMAISKLSKEDNIDIDDAVTTTAPLYKQILNAFAEEAATEDAIYYMGEALRRGVIDLDVFLKQVRSLSRKQFMLRALMQRCRHKAGLVA, encoded by the exons atgataCGAATCGAAGAAAGTCTTTTAAAATCATATCTAACTATG TATAAATTTcctgaaaatacaaaaaaagaaatcataaaaacgttaaattattatcatggaCTCATTTGTAATTTTGAGACATttt tgttttcaAATAGAATTGAAAAGAAACTAGTTAATTTGAGTGGTACTATTCCCGTTACATTTAAAG gcaCCACTTATCACATTCCAATTAGTATCTGGCTGATGGATACACATCCAAATAATGCACCAATCTGTTATGTGAAACCTACATTGGATATGCGAATTAAAATGTCAATGTATGTTGATCATAATGGTAAAATTTATTTGCCATATTTACATAATTGGACTCcg ACTACGTCCAATCTTCTTGATTTAATTGGAGTAATGACAGCAACTTTCTCAGAAACACCACCTGTATATTCAGTTGTTAGAACTGAACCCCCTGTAAACCCTGTTGCTTATCCTACTCAAATGC CATATGGTGGGACTGGTTCAAACGTGATGTTGCCATATTCTTCAATACCAACATCATCGACTGCTACTTCTAATCCTTCCACAACATACCATGGAAATTCTAATACTCCTTATCCTTTGTATAATAATCAGTTTCCAACACCTTCGCCTTATCCAACAGGTTCAGCCAATACATCAAATTTTCTATCTTATACTCCACCATATACAACTCAAAATTCTTCACAAAACTGTCCATATCCACAGCAACCTGCACAAACTAGACCAGAATATCCTCCTTACCCACCAACTTCTAGTAATATGCCTAATACTTCTACCACAGgg TTGAGTGACGGTGGTACAATAACTGAAGAACATATCAAAGCTTCTTTATTATCTGCTATTGAAGATAAAGTACGAAGGCGCTTTAATGAACAAATGGCTCAGAATAAAGCCGAATTAGATATATTACAACATTCTCAACGAGAATTATCacttggaaaaaataaattagactcTATTTTGACAAGTCTCAACAAAGAAAAG tctgaattagaacaaaatattcaagtttTGCGTGATAAAGAATTAGAACTTGAAATGGCTATTTCTAAGTTATCTAAAGAAGATAATATCGATATTGACGATGCTGTAACTACAACTGCACCTCTTTATAAACa aatattgaaTGCATTTGCTGAAGAAGCTGCAACTGAAGATGCAATTTATTATATGGGAGAAGCATTAAGAAGAGGTGTGATTGATCTTGATGTATTTCTGAAGCAAGTACGTTCCCTTTCCCGTAAACAATTTATGTTGCGGGCTTTGATGCAACGATGTAGGCATAAGGCTGGCTTAGTGGCTTAA
- the LOC132917209 gene encoding UDP-glycosyltransferase UGT5-like, with product MIVLIVTVISVIITVTVISPADTANILAVFPHQGYSHHLVYLPYIQELANREHNITFISNYPIEHPNINNLSIRGSMPILNNKENISGFETNSMNEIIHSIDIIWRFNKRGKVYEAMFTVDSVVALLNNPSKFDLLITEHFNNELFMAFAFKFNLPFILLSSCNLLPWNHHAVGQPYSLANIPLTLTSLPIKMNFYERVMNTISQAVQLFGFKLLCRARDEATIKRNLDIDVSLDQIILNASLIMVNTHFTMFTSKPLVPAIVEIGGIHIMPIKPLPADIQKYIDEAENGVIYFCMGSLLRGETFSAEKRQMFLNVFNKIPQRILWKWEGELPGKPSNVMIRKWMPQRDILAHPNVKLFISHGGLLGTTEAVYEGVPILSMPMFGDQITNIKALVNKGSVEMMNYNDLNEDEIFIKITSMLTNPKYRLKAKELSEAFRDRPKSPLETAVYWTEYVIRHKGAPLLRSAAVGMPWFQYYLIDVFIVIFLSVTTFFVLLYFLVFKVLLRLLNRKSKEKKS from the exons atgattgttttaattgtaaCTGTAATTAGTGTAATTATAACTGTAACAGTGATTTCTCCGGCGGACACTGCAAATATCTTGGCTGTATTCCCTCATCAAGGTTATAGTCATCATTTGGTTTACTTGCCATACATCCAAGAACTTGCAAACCGAGAACACAACATCACTTTTATCAGTAACTATCCAATAGAACATccgaatataaataatttatcaatcagAGGATCAATGCCTATTCTCAATAACAAAGAAAATATCAGCGGTTTCGAAACCAATTCAATGAACGAAATAATacattctatagatattatttggAGGTTTAATAAACGCGGAAAAGTATATGAAGCTATGTTTACGGTAGACAGTGTTGTGGCATTATTGAACAATCCTTCTAAATTTGATTTACTCATTacagaacattttaataacgaaTTGTTTATGGCTTTTGCATTTAAGTTCAATTTACCTTTTATACTTCTAAGTAGTTGCAACTTATTGCCCTGGAATCACCATGCGGTCGGACAGCCATATTCGTTAGCCAATATACCTTTAACATTGACCAGCCTAcctataaaaatgaacttttatGAAAGAGTTATGAACACAATTTCTCAAGCAGTTcaattatttggttttaaacTATTGTGTCGGGCTAGAGACGAAGCAACCATCAAACGAAATCTTGACATAGACGTTTCATTAgaccaaattattttgaacgCTAGCTTGATTATGGTTAATACTCATTTCACAATGTTTACATCTAAACCGTTAGTGCCAGCCATTGTAGAAATCGGTGGGATACATATAATGCCAATCAAACCTTTACCTGCA gACATTCAGAAATATATTGACGAAGCTGAGAATGGAGTTATTTATTTCTGCATGGGCAGTTTATTACGGGGTGAAACTTTTTCTGCCGAAAAAAGACAGATGTTCTtgaatgttttcaataaaattccaCAACGAATTCTGTGGAAATGGGAAGGAGAACTACCAGGAAAACCATCCAACGTAATGATTCGCAAATGGATGCCTCAAAGAGATATTTTAG ccCATCCTAATGTTAAGCTATTTATATCTCATGGTGGCCTATTGGGAACTACCGAAGCCGTATATGAAGGCGTTCCAATTTTATCAATGCCTATGTTTGGTGATCAAATAACAAACATCAAAGCTCTTGTAAATAAAGGAAGTGTAGAAATGATGAATTACAATGATTTGAATGAagatgaaatttttattaaaattacatccaTGCTCACAAATCCTAA ATACAGACTAAAGGCTAAAGAATTATCAGAAGCTTTCCGTGACAGGCCTAAGTCTCCTTTGGAAACTGCAGTGTATTGGACAGAGTATGTTATTCGACACAAAGGGGCGCCGCTTCTTCGGTCTGCCGCTGTCGGTATGCCATGGTTCCAATATTACTTAATCGATGTATTCatcgtaatttttttatctgtaacaacattttttgtactactttactttttagtttttaaagttcTATTAAGATTGTTAAATAGAAAATCTAAAGagaaaaaatcttaa
- the LOC132917905 gene encoding mediator of RNA polymerase II transcription subunit 27, protein MELNPMQVALNTVRTLRLELMQLIIEIGEGVKEDGSQTDTKDNRYMYSMNEMVGKLGLHMRDLEQVVGSLSSPPGAMLLYNTSFLTQESTSDRQALYTPLVSSHKWLDKVHKFSSNAVQILSHNSLKKSYYNSSTNKKKRQQSSLHNISPQAVDVLLTNIDRMFPDMSITITRPCASNVVLLVGLSRVLQAIISFKGVMIEWVIVKGFNEPINPNSLQQELWQESRYHVFRKITDHANAAMLHFSSPTLPDLSVRSFMTWLNSYLILFNSVCKACGNRLLNAYPPTWRDLRSLDTYHYECKP, encoded by the exons atggagtTGAATCCTATGCAAGTTGCCTTGAATACCGTTAGGACATTAAGGTTGGAGTTAATGCAGCTTATCATTGAAATTGGTGAAGGAGTAAAAGAAGATGGTTCACAAACAGACACAAAAGATAACCGCTATATGTATTCTATGAATGAAATGGTTGGAAAACTTGGACTGCATATGAG ggATCTTGAGCAAGTCGTTGGGTCCTTATCAAGTCCTCCAGGTGctatgttattgtataatacatcatttttaacaCAAGAGAGCACATCTGATCGACAAGCATTATACACTCCTCTTGTATCTTCTCATAAATGGCTTGACAAA gtGCATAAATTTAGTTCAAATGCTGTGCAAATTTTAAgtcataattcattaaaaaaatcatattacaaTTCCAGTACGAATAAAAAGAAGCGACAGCAGTctagtttacataatatatcaccACA agctGTTGATGTACTTTTAACTAATATTGATCGGATGTTTCCTGATATGAGTATTACAATAACAAGACCCTGTGCATCAAATGTTGTCttattg GTTGGACTAAGTAGAGTTTTACAAGccattatatcatttaaaggAGTTATGATTGAATGGGTTATTGTTAAAGGATTCAATGAACCTATTAACCCTAATAGTTTACAACAAGAGCTTTGGCAAGAATCAAGATACCATGTTTTCCGTAAAATTACTGATCATGCTAATGCAGCTATGTTACATTTCTCTTCGCCAACATTGCCAGATCTTTCAGTCCGATCATTCATG ACTTGGCTCAAtagttatttgatattattcaatTCGGTGTGTAAAGCATGTGGAAATCGATTGCTTAATGCATATCCGCCAACTTGGAGAGATCTTAGATCATTAGATACATACCATTATGAATGTaaaccataa
- the LOC132920266 gene encoding cell division control protein 6 homolog isoform X1: MTGDQKKSTFGTALLNLHSGYTDSLPGREKHIECLKSFLKKHLKDHCSVSMYISGPPGTGKTVSLHSLFTSDLVTDNFTIVYVNCSMIKSANRVYAKIAEMLKIGSGTQRECISTIEQYLKTKHKSILMVLDEIDQLSSKNQSILYQIFEWPIIPHSNMVVIGIANSLDLTDRLLPMLKTKVSLQPELLNFPPYTKTELANIISHRLESAGVAELFPVNAIQLLSAKIASFRGDIRYALDVTRRVIELADDKIDKKIELNDVLAVLNNVYSTSGALDNNDENSEKLPLQQELVVCALLLLLSSTKKNQVITIGKVFNVFTTICKKRNIQVRDLSEFITMCSLLETRGVIKIFGQNINRLSKVLLLWDKNEIDDVLHDKQLLVDVLNDKSLFIQ, translated from the coding sequence ATGACTGGCGATCAGAAGAAATCAACTTTTGGCACAGCACTGTTGAATTTGCATAGCGGTTACACGGATTCGCTGCCGGGGAGAGAAAAACACATAGAATGTTTAAAATCGTTCCTGAAAAAACACCTCAAAGATCACTGCTCGGTTTCTATGTACATATCTGGACCGCCAGGTACCGGTAAAACCGTGTCGCTTCACTCATTGTTTACCAGTGATTTGGTTACTGACAACTTCACTATAGTGTATGTGAACTGTAGTATGATAAAATCTGCCAACCGTGTATATGCTAAAATTGCTGAAATGTTAAAAATCGGATCAGGTACACAAAGAGAATGCATATCAACCATTGAACAGTACTTGAAAACTAAACACAAATCTATTCTTATGGTACTCGATGAAATTGATCAACTGTCATCTAAAAATCAATCAATATTGTATCAAATATTTGAGTGGCCAATCATTCCACACTCAAATATGGTTGTTATTGGTATTGCAAACTCTTTAGATCTTACTGATCGATTATTGccaatgttaaaaacaaaagtttctTTACAACCAGAATTATTGAATTTTCCACCATATACAAAAACAGAGTTAGCTAATATAATATCTCATAGATTAGAAAGTGCAGGAGTTGCAGAATTATTTCCTGTCAATGCAATTCAGCTTTTATCTGCAAAAATTGCTTCTTTTCGAGGTGATATACGTTATGCATTGGATGTTACAAGAAGAGTTATCGAGTTGGCAGATGataaaattgacaaaaaaattgaattaaatgatgTATTAGCTGTGTTGAATAATGTTTATTCTACTTCTGGTGCGCttgataataatgatgaaaattcTGAAAAATTACCGTTACAGCAAGAATTAGTGGTgtgcgcattattattattattgtcctctactaaaaaaaatcaagtaattACTATAGGAAAAGTATTCAATGTTTTTACAACCATTTGTAAAAAACGCAACATTCAAGTAAGGGATCTGAGCGAATTCATAACCATGTGTTCATTATTAGAAACAAGAGGTGTAATTAAGATCTTTGGACAGAATATAAATAGATTATCTAAAGTATTGTTACTTTGggataaaaatgaaattgatgATGTACTACATGACAAACAGCTTTTGGTTGACGTCTTAAATGATAAATcactatttatacaataa